A stretch of the Ischnura elegans chromosome 5, ioIscEleg1.1, whole genome shotgun sequence genome encodes the following:
- the LOC124158436 gene encoding uncharacterized protein LOC124158436, protein MTVAERKEVVQRNKLCLNRLRQNHLLSECHITSRCLICNEKHHTKLHLESPKTNVTQNSSSNNVKSSNSSQAGKLDETAAVFTSLVGKTVLLATARVVLKSNTGSAITVRALLDPAAERSFISESVANSLYLKRTKVNVSVTGVGGMVNAISHGSATLNLCSNIHTSFSLKIPVLILNKLTSVLPNREVTHNNWPHIQGLQLADPFYYKRLPIDCILGADVYAAVLRNGVKRGPRATPVAQETVLGWILTGQTAAGRPEVSSCHHIAAFQTTEQPDTSEMLSRLWELEELPSQPRRSPEDDRCEQLYKETVYRNKEGRYVYDNEAGGMFESFAPGIAVGLPGSREGR, encoded by the exons ATGACGGTGGCAGAAAGAAAGGAAGTAGTGCAGCGAAACAAACTTTGCTTGAATCGCCTTCGCCAAAATCATTTGTTATCAGAGTGCCATATCACTAGTCGATGTTTAATTTGTAATGAGAAACATCATACTAAGTTACATTTGGAGAGTCCCAAGACAAATGTAACACAGAACTCAAGTTCCAATAATGTAAAATCGTCAAATTCTTCGCAAGCTGGGAAACTTGACGAAACAGCTGCAGTGTTTACGTCATTGGTTGGCAAAACTGTTTTACTTGCCACTGCACGGGTAGTGCTAAAATCAAATACTGGTAGTGCCATTACTGTTAGAGCATTACTGGATCCGGCAGCAGAAAGATCCTTTATTTCAGAAAGTGTTGccaattcattatatttaaaaagaacGAAGGTGAATGTTTCAGTCACTGGAGTGGGGGGAATGGTTAATGCTATCTCACATGGTTCAGCCACTCTTAATTTATGTTCTAACATTCATACatcattttctctgaaaattccaGTCCTTATTCTAAATAAGCTGACTTCAGTTTTACCAAACCGGGAGGTCACTCACAACAACTGGCCTCATATCCAAGGTCTGCAGTTGGCAGATCCCTTCTACTATAAGCGGCTACCAATCGACTGCATCCTTGGAGCTGATGTCTATGCCGCTGTGCTGAGAAATGGAGTTAAGCGCGGACCACGGGCTACACCGGTTGCACAAGAGACAGTCCTCGGTTGGATCCTCACAGGCCAAACAGCCGCGGGCAGACCGGAGGTTTCTTCATGTCACCATATTGCCGCGTTCCAGACAACGGAGCAACCAGATACATCGGAAATGCTCTCCAGGCTTTGGGAATTGGAGGAACTCCCATCGCAGCCCAGGAGATCACCCGAGGATGACCGCTGTGAGCAACTCTACAAGGAGACTGTATATCGCAACAAAGAGGGACGCTATGTG TATGACAACGAGGCGGGCGGTATGTTTGAGTCGTTCGCGCCTGGTATCGCTGTTGGTCTACCAGGGAGCCGCGAGGGGCGCTGA